The following proteins are encoded in a genomic region of Arachis ipaensis cultivar K30076 chromosome B02, Araip1.1, whole genome shotgun sequence:
- the LOC110267848 gene encoding GDSL esterase/lipase CPRD49-like, translating into MTVNDFQSLSKKTRIIFLGSPPVNEPQLLGNSDGIHLTAEGSKIVAKEILKILKEAEWEPNFHWKSMPTINFSDLPFPEGLDWD; encoded by the exons ATGACTGTCAATGATTTCCAGAGCCTTTCAAAGAAAACGCGCATCATATTTCTTGGTTCTCCTCCTGTCAATGAGCCACAACTTCTGGGAAACAG CGATGGGATTCATCTTACAGCTGAGGGAAGCAAGATAGTTGCAAAAGAGATCTTGAAAATCCTCAAAGAAGCAGAATGGGAACCCAACTTCCACTGGAAGTCAATGCCAACTATAAATTTCTCTGATCTGCCCTTCCCTGAAGGTTTGGATTGGGACTAG